The Zestosphaera sp. genome contains a region encoding:
- a CDS encoding 4Fe-4S binding protein, which produces MRVTITVEPTCNLCGECVNYCPTKVYRIEENKLIYEQEKCIYCKACEPLCPQKAIKVKAEHNTLKHKQTTITKHF; this is translated from the coding sequence TTGAGAGTAACTATAACAGTAGAACCAACATGCAATCTCTGCGGAGAATGCGTAAACTACTGTCCAACAAAAGTCTACAGAATAGAAGAAAACAAACTCATATACGAACAAGAAAAATGCATATACTGCAAAGCGTGCGAACCACTATGCCCGCAAAAAGCAATAAAAGTCAAAGCAGAACACAACACACTAAAACATAAACAAACAACAATTACGAAACACTTTTAA